The genomic stretch TTGGCCTATATTTTTGTacctcaaaacaaaatataattaagtaaaaagCAATTAGTACTGAGAACAATTCATACCCGAAGACAAGCTTCCACAAACAATCAATTCTGCATAAATTTAGAGATAAGGTTTGGGTTATAACTATGTTAAtgataaaacataataaacatttgctaaaaacatttacataataGCTAAAAAATAGTTTCTTAGCTACAGCAAATGAACAGTCTGTGCAAAGCAATGTAAGGCATGATGCCCACTGAATTCTACAAAAAATGGGTCTCTTAGTAAAGGCAACAAAAACTTTgtatctctcttttatttgtcaattatttgtttattttttgatggAAACTTATATTTACTTTGTAATTGCTGTTAACTTCATATGGAGGTACCTAAGTAAAAATACAGCTTTGCTTTATAGTTCTATCATAGGTTTTCTATCAATCTCTTTCTTAAATGGTAAATTTAAAAAGTATGTACTTATCAGTGAAAACCTACTCTATGACTTGGATATGTTTTACCATTATTAAGAATTTCATTGGATGATAACCAAGGAAAAAGGGTGTTATACCTTAAAATTTAGCAAGGCCTAGCATAATATGAAAACTTTTCAAGGACCTGAGTACCTCCCATTTCCAAGGTATGATCTTTGATGGTTTACTGTAAATCAACTCAGGAAGGTAATAATTCATTGCTGAAGTTTGTTGTACTACCCATTTCTTTTAAATCAACCCCTAAAGTTAATTTGTCATGTTTAACAAACATGCAAAAATCAATCAAATTCACTTGTTCCTCAGTTGTAAAATTTCTATTCTACAGATGTCtaacccagtggttctcaaccagggggaatgacattctgacatatggtgaaagggtgcatgggccaaaaatggttgagaaccactgggacTCTAACCAACACTGGTAATAATCCAGATTTCTTACCTTACAAAAAGTCAAATGCACAGCCATCTGAAAGTCGAGCTCCTCCTGAAGTTCTCTTGCACACCTCTCGTTCTCCTCTGTCACTGTACCTCGGTAAGCCTGAGGGCAACCTCTTGTGTTTACCACTGTACTCCCTGCCAATGCATGTGTAACTGGATGCCTTCTATCAAGCATCCTAGGCACTCCTGGCAAATGTTGGGTGTGTTCGCTACATTCACTGCGAATGCTAGCCGACCTTCTAAGTGGTCGTGGAGGGCTCATGCCATAAGCTTCTGCAGATAGTCCAAACATCTGCTGGGGGTACTGATCACTTCTGGCACTTGCTGTTCTTCTTAGCTGACGAGAGGGACTCAATCTAAGGGCCTCTGCTTGAGACCTGTGGTGCGGTGGATTTCCCGGCCTTTCAGGAGATTGGAAAACATACTCCGTACGTCCACTTGTACTCCCTGACCTTCTCAGGTGTCGCAAGGGACTAGCACTCATAACATCTACAGGCGGTGGATCAGAGCATCTCCTACTCGAAGGTTGAGGTCTATGCTGTAGTACAGGTACATCCTCAGCTCTATCTTGAAGATTACTTTGCTTCTCCTGTTTTGCCTGCTCTAAGTTAAGCACTACATAATTCACAGGCAGTGAAGATACTGGTTGGATGGCATTGGGCTGTAATAAggaaaatacagtatgtatgctgTACATTACTTTCTAACTAAAGTTCCATTACCTGAATTTCAAAGTCaaactctgataaaaaaaatatacatacaaattctatttttttaaatttcacaaaatggGGCAAGACTCATTTAGCACAAGAAAAATAGGCATCCAACTTCATTAATTTTAATCTCCACAAATAATCCATGCATTTTAGTAAATGACcatatattgttgttaaattctATACCCAACAACTCACTGACATGTGAACCTACATCCCTTAATATAAGCAAAATGTACTTTCACTAAAACATATCTGAGATACTAAAAACTGTACCATAATCAAataaaaccaggaaaaattatctTTCCCATCAATATCTATTCATGATGAAAAATGAGCAACAGAACATAGTGCTGTGATCACCCCCATAACAAAACTATCTCAAGTAAAAGAGAGTTGAATGGTATGAAATGAAGCACCTTTATCTGACCCATCACTGAGGCCTTATATACTTATCACACCCATCACTAAGTTATCACACCAAAAGATGGTTAATTGAAGTAacctatacagtatacagtactctAATGCATTAGTAgagttcattaaaatttttaaaacttcagtGGGTGTTTTtcataatgcaaatatataagtcccctgaaataaaatagcataaaaaagaaacaacacatCACAAGGAATTAAGTAATTCCAGCAATCTGACACACTTCAATAACTATTGTGAGTTAGATTATTACAGTACAGGGATGAATGTATCTTCAAACAAATGACTGTTACTTCAAGATCaatgataaaacttaaaactaaaaattaaatattacagcaTGATTCTTACAAAGGAATACTGAACAGGAACCTTCAAAACCTCCTGGTCAACTGTGAAATAAGCCCAAGCCATCATTACTTTAGTGCAGTACCATTCTTCTTGTGTCTCTAGTGATGAGATGTCCTTCCAATCATTTGAATTTAGCATCACGCAACAAGTTTGTGCGGtttctcataaatttattttcagtccTGTCGGTTTTGGTCAGTCTTCCCAATACCCACTTCATAACAATGCAATGCAGCAAAACAGAAAACTATCTTCCTCTATATCTCTACTTACCTTCCTGCATTCAGGACAGCTAACTCTTGACTGTTTTTGCAGACTTTCTAAGCAAGAAGCACAGAACGTATGTCCACAGGCCGGCAAGAGTAAAGGACGATGGGAACTATCATTATAGCTACCGAGACACACGTGGCACTTTAAAATGTCTCCCACATCCTACAAACAAAATGGAAGTGGAACAATTACTGACAGTATAAGTCTacaaaaatgaagggaaatttaaTTGAGAATGAAATTTACTTGAGAATGAACAATCAATGCCATATACTGTGCTGTACCTCAGGCTTGgattacacaaaaaaaatcctGTGCCTGGGGCAATGGGAAGTTCTTTTCAGTGCCAGATTGGCCTCGGTGCAAATGCTGCATCGCTATACAGGGACTCaccaaaatgaaagttaaaaagaatacttttatCATCATACCTTTGCCATTTATTAGGCCATATGTTTTGGCAGTTACACAATGGATGGATCAAAAAACCCCTTGTTGAGCTGTGATTAAGGTCTCAGTTTACTTTTATCCAGCACTGCTGTACCTGCCcacaaaattacagttttttctaATCAACCTGAAAGTATATTAGTAGTTGCAATTCAGGGTTCTTCAGAAGTACAGTATATGCTAAGGAAGTGAAATTTTTCCTTGGACAAAATATAGATACTGTATTAGTATACAGGCTGAAGAGAATCAAATGCCTACGAGGGCTGTAATGGATTACACAACCATTACAGGACCAAATCTTAGGCTGCCAGAAGTGagttttgaaggaagaaaaaacaacgaCACAAAATGAGGATGGTGAAGTTGCTCAGAAGAAGAGTAAGACTTGAATTTGTGAAAGGAAGAATCTTTGATGACTTGGGCATGTCTTGAAGAGAAAGAATAGtgacataatgaaaaaatatctgcaaggaaagaaaaagggaaggaaagaaatatcTTGGAAAATAGTGAAAGGACTGAGCGGAGTGTAAACTGGGAGGGGGGGGGTATAGtgtaatttatatgaattttctgaAATAATGCAATATGGGGCAAACCTCTCACTTATTAAGGTAAATTTCTAGGTTAATCTGATAACTAAGATACAGTACCATTTACTTATTAACATACTCTTTACAATGCCAAAGTTCAACTGCTGTACCCAAGAAAGTTATTAAGTTACGATTATTTAAGAATACTAATTTCAACCAGCATTCTGGAAAGTGTAGCCAAAATTATCCTTATTGTGAAAGCACTCAACAGTATTATTAGCAATATTCGTTACAAGTAATACATGGAACACTTCAGAATGAATAACAACGTGATAGGTGGTTAATCTCACAATTGCTGTGCTTCTATTTAGATCTTCCATTTCTTAACAGAAATCCATAATTCATAGGATAACTTTAAACTGTGCGGGACACATGCAGGTGTATGACATGAAGTATTTCAAACCCTTGGAATCTTGGAACTGATGACAACAAAGAATTGTCCCTGTAATTTGAGACCATGGGTGAACATGATAACTTCGCCCATGGGCCTGAAAACATAGGCACATGAAGGGCCACAGTTCAGGAGTTAGCTGCTGCTTAAGTTATAGCTGcacccatgtctcaattccttgtTCTGTTCCAACACCCACTATCACCTTGGCCTATTTAGTGTACTTGGAACCTGCAGTCACTCCTGTGTGCTTCTACAGATCTGCATACAATCAATTGCTTGTGAACCTGACTGCCTCTGTATAACTGACTACCCCTGGGTTTTTGAGTCTCCATTTACAAGGCTCTTCCAACTTCTGTGGGTTTTTGACTGTCCCCATTTAAAAGGTTCTTTCACCCCCTGTGTCTGATCCCTTGATGAAGTTTGTTCTGGCACACACGCCTTCAATGTACTCATATGATCTCGTTACTTCAACTGTATCTGATTTCAGTTCCTTATTGACCAAGACTTCCCCTACTCTTGCTCCTTCCTGAAGTACTGCTGATTGTCACTCCAGCATCAATGGTCAATACGCCTTTGACTTCCTTTCCTGCAATTCCTACATCCACCACCTAGATCCTCTGTTTTGGCCTCTCGAGTTTTAACCTAACAATCCTCAGCTGTGTCTTAAGTTTTCGATCTACCTACCCTGATCAAGCAGGTTTCCCCCTTAACTCTTGGACCTCCAAAAGGAATAGGTTTGCTTCCTATCTGGACTTGATTTTTCTGATCAAGGATCCGGACAACAATATCAAAGGCCTGGATGCTCTGTAGGATagcaattcatttgaaataatccTTAATTGGGTCTGCAACATTTTTAAAACTGACCCCCAGACTAGACCTACACCCAAGCCCCACAGCTGCATAATGATGCTGAAACTTGTGGTTccaaaacatgaaaatcaaactGAGTattaagacaaaaaagaaaaagaagtcatAAAGGGGCCAAGCAGATGCTCAGGAGAGATGTAACCATATATACTGAAGTGCAATAGTGTGCCTTAAGATCCCTCtatacaaataatattataaaaatgtactgaGAACAGCCATCACAGGAACCAGCAAAACTATTTCCCTTCCAACAACAA from Macrobrachium rosenbergii isolate ZJJX-2024 chromosome 54, ASM4041242v1, whole genome shotgun sequence encodes the following:
- the LOC136834929 gene encoding uncharacterized protein isoform X1 codes for the protein MGFASLGVRLGWPTHQDIHDVGDILKCHVCLGSYNDSSHRPLLLPACGHTFCASCLESLQKQSRVSCPECRKPNAIQPVSSLPVNYVVLNLEQAKQEKQSNLQDRAEDVPVLQHRPQPSSRRCSDPPPVDVMSASPLRHLRRSGSTSGRTEYVFQSPERPGNPPHHRSQAEALRLSPSRQLRRTASARSDQYPQQMFGLSAEAYGMSPPRPLRRSASIRSECSEHTQHLPGVPRMLDRRHPVTHALAGSTVVNTRGCPQAYRGTVTEENERCARELQEELDFQMAVHLTFCKNVNHGHDDGAICAARRWQYPEDEDLRTALLLSRVNLN
- the LOC136834929 gene encoding uncharacterized protein isoform X2 gives rise to the protein MDVGDILKCHVCLGSYNDSSHRPLLLPACGHTFCASCLESLQKQSRVSCPECRKPNAIQPVSSLPVNYVVLNLEQAKQEKQSNLQDRAEDVPVLQHRPQPSSRRCSDPPPVDVMSASPLRHLRRSGSTSGRTEYVFQSPERPGNPPHHRSQAEALRLSPSRQLRRTASARSDQYPQQMFGLSAEAYGMSPPRPLRRSASIRSECSEHTQHLPGVPRMLDRRHPVTHALAGSTVVNTRGCPQAYRGTVTEENERCARELQEELDFQMAVHLTFCKNVNHGHDDGAICAARRWQYPEDEDLRTALLLSRVNLN